A window of Haemorhous mexicanus mitochondrion, complete genome genomic DNA:
TTCCAATGATGACGTGACATCATCCGGGAAAGCACATTCCAAGGTCATCACACTCCAACCGTACAGAAAGGACTACGCTACGGCATAGCCCTATTTATCACATCCGAAGCCTTCTTCTTCTTAGGGTTCTTCTGAGCCTTCTTCCACTCAAGCTTAGCCCCAACCCCAGAACTAGGAGGACAATGACCACCCGTGGGAATCAAACCTCTAAACCCCATAGAAGTACCACTACTAAACACTGCCATTCTACTAGCCTCTGGAGTCACCGTAACATGAGCCCACCACAGCATCACAGAGGCCAACCGAAAACAAGCAATCCACGCTCTAACCCTAACCGTCCTCCTAGGGTTCTACTTCACAGCCCTACAAGGCATAGAATACTACGAAGCACCATTCTCTATCGCAGATGGAATCTACGGCTCTACATTCTTCGTTGCTACCGGATTCCACGGGCTACACGTAATCATTGGCTCAACATTCCTGCTAGTATGCCTAGTACGCCTAATCAAATACCATTTCACATCAAACCACCACTTCGGATTCGAAGCCGCCGCCTGATACTGACACTTCGTAGACGTCGTATGGCTATTCCTCTACATCTCTATCTACTGATGAGGTTCTTACTCTTCTAGTATATTAATTACAATCGACTTCCAATCCTTAAAATCTGGTTCAAACCCAGAGAAGAGTAATAAACATAATCCTATTCATACTAGCCATATCATTCACCCTAAGCATCCTACTGACCGCACTAAACTTCTGATTAGCCCAAATAAACCCCGACTCAGAAAAACTATCCCCCTACGAATGCGGATTCGACCCCCTAGGATCTGCCCGACTTCCATTTTCAATCCGATTCTTCCTAGTAGCTATCCTATTCCTTCTATTCGACCTAGAAATCGCCCTATTACTACCACTACCATGAGCCACCCAACTTGAATCCCCCATCACCACCCTAATCTGAACCTCCCTACTTATTCTCCTCCTAACACTAGGACTCATTTACGAATGAATCCAAGGAGGACTAGAATGAGCAGAATAACAGAAAGTTAGTCTAATCAAGACGGTTGATTTCGACTCAACAAATTATAGCTTATACCCTATAACTTTCTTTATGTCCTACCTCCACCTCAGCTTCTACTCAGCTTTCACCCTAAGCAGCCTAGGATTAGCCTTCCACCGAACCCACCTAATCTCCGCCCTACTATGTTTAGAAAGCATAATACTATCCATATATGTGGCACTAGCCATATGACCCATCCAAATACAATCTCCATCCTCCACCATCCTACCAATCATCATACTAACATTCTCCGCCTGCGAAGCAGGAACAGGCCTGGCCCTACTAGTAGCCTCTACCCGAACTCACGGCTCCGACCACCTACATAACTTCAACCTCCTACAATGCTAAAAATCTTAATTCCAACTGCAACACTCCTCCCCCTAGCCATCATATCCCCCCTCAAACACCTATGAACCAACATCACACTACACAGCCTGATCATTGCCACTATTAGCCTGCAATGACTAACCCCCACATACTACCCAAACAAAAGCTTAACCCCCTGAACATCAATCGACCAAATCTCTTCCCCTCTCCTAGTCCTATCATGCTGACTACTACCCCTCATAATCATAGCAAGCCAGAACCACCTAGAACAAGAACCTACCATCCGCAAACGAATCTTCGCTACAACAGTAATCATAGCCCAACTATTTATCCTACTAGCTTTCTCAGCCTCAGAACTGATACTATTCTACATCGCATTCGAAGCAACCCTCATCCCCACTCTCATCTTAATCACACGATGAGGAAACCAACCAGAACGACTAAACGCCGGAATCTACCTC
This region includes:
- the ND3 gene encoding NADH dehydrogenase subunit 3, whose protein sequence is MNMILFMLAMSFTLSILLTALNFWLAQMNPDSEKLSPYECGFDPLGSARLPFSIRFFLVAILFLLFDLEIALLLPLPWATQLESPITTLIWTSLLILLLTLGLIYEWIQGGLEWAE
- the COX3 gene encoding cytochrome c oxidase subunit III (TAA stop codon is completed by the addition of 3' A residues to the mRNA), coding for MAHQAHSYHMVDPSPWPILGAAAALLTTSGLTMWFHYNSPRLLILGLLSTALVMFQWWRDIIRESTFQGHHTPTVQKGLRYGMALFITSEAFFFLGFFWAFFHSSLAPTPELGGQWPPVGIKPLNPMEVPLLNTAILLASGVTVTWAHHSITEANRKQAIHALTLTVLLGFYFTALQGMEYYEAPFSIADGIYGSTFFVATGFHGLHVIIGSTFLLVCLVRLIKYHFTSNHHFGFEAAAWYWHFVDVVWLFLYISIYWWGS
- the ND4L gene encoding NADH dehydrogenase subunit 4L, producing MSYLHLSFYSAFTLSSLGLAFHRTHLISALLCLESMMLSMYVALAMWPIQMQSPSSTILPIIMLTFSACEAGTGLALLVASTRTHGSDHLHNFNLLQC